In the Desulfovibrio psychrotolerans genome, CAACGATGCGCCCGTAGCCAACGCCCATGCGGATGTTGCCGTTGCGGAGGGGGATGCCCTGCTGCGCGGCAAGCTGACCGCCACGGATGTGGACGGCGACAAGCTCACCTTTACGCTGGATGCGGACAGCGACGTGCCTGCGGGCTTTGTGCTGAACGCCAACGGCAGCTACAGCCTGAATCCCAAGCATGGGGAGTACAACTCCCTTGCCGAGGGGCAAGAGGCGACCTTTACCATCAAGTACACCGTGACGGACGTGCACGGG is a window encoding:
- a CDS encoding Ig-like domain-containing protein, translated to NDAPVANAHADVAVAEGDALLRGKLTATDVDGDKLTFTLDADSDVPAGFVLNANGSYSLNPKHGEYNSLAEGQEATFTIKYTVTDVHG